One Rhodoferax ferrireducens T118 DNA segment encodes these proteins:
- a CDS encoding PilW family protein: MPRRLPTTGRKQRGLTLVELLVALGLGLLVVVIAATALLLGQQGYRSVDTTTQLRDRERFAADLLARVIIQTGYQDLGAGSVSLRSTAKLLGNDPEPDIYGWNNAIYKDPDDLVLSTSTKITNGNRPGACTVNDTSCKNGSDVLVVRYQGVNSPTDATKPDNTMINCMGLGEAGLTNGDLNDRASSIFHVTRGTNGEPSLSCSYYNFATGAWVASQPMIEGVESFQVLFGTDGVTPLTAASAAATQDTVADRWLRADQLTVAGNTAATRENWRRVRAVRVGLVLRGPVGSAEQAYADPFTPLGPKYASPDDTGSSLSVAADRRLRLQSTFTVHLRNDLTLR; the protein is encoded by the coding sequence ATGCCACGCCGCCTTCCCACTACAGGCCGCAAGCAGCGCGGCTTGACGCTGGTTGAGTTACTGGTCGCCCTCGGTCTGGGTCTGCTGGTCGTGGTCATTGCCGCAACGGCTCTTTTGCTGGGCCAGCAAGGCTACCGCAGCGTCGACACCACCACCCAGCTGCGGGACCGGGAGCGTTTTGCCGCTGACCTGCTGGCACGCGTCATTATTCAAACGGGTTATCAGGACCTGGGGGCTGGCAGTGTTTCCCTGCGCTCAACAGCCAAACTTCTTGGCAATGATCCAGAGCCCGATATTTATGGCTGGAACAACGCGATTTACAAAGATCCTGACGACCTGGTCCTGAGTACCAGCACCAAGATCACTAACGGCAACAGACCTGGCGCATGCACGGTCAATGACACTTCCTGCAAGAACGGCAGCGACGTTCTGGTGGTGCGCTACCAAGGCGTGAACTCGCCAACCGATGCCACCAAGCCCGACAACACCATGATCAATTGCATGGGACTTGGGGAGGCCGGCTTAACGAACGGGGATCTCAACGATCGTGCAAGCAGTATTTTCCATGTCACACGAGGCACCAATGGCGAACCGTCCCTCTCGTGCTCTTACTACAATTTTGCGACCGGTGCCTGGGTCGCATCCCAACCCATGATTGAGGGGGTTGAGTCTTTTCAGGTGCTGTTTGGCACCGACGGCGTCACCCCCTTGACCGCGGCCAGCGCTGCCGCCACACAAGACACCGTCGCGGATCGCTGGCTGCGCGCCGACCAGTTGACTGTCGCCGGCAACACCGCAGCCACACGCGAGAACTGGCGCCGGGTGCGGGCGGTGCGCGTCGGCCTGGTGCTACGGGGGCCTGTGGGCTCGGCTGAGCAGGCGTATGCAGACCCTTTCACGCCGCTGGGCCCAAAGTATGCCAGCCCCGATGACACAGGCTCCAGTCTGTCGGTGGCGGCGGACCGCCGCCTGCGGCTGCAAAGTACTTTTACCGTGCATTTACGCAACGACCTGACGCTCCGATGA
- the pilV gene encoding type IV pilus modification protein PilV, which yields MDTQTTCPCATPIRRPAPNRAQGGFSIVEVLVAIIILSVGMLGAVGMQATAMQSNKEARNQAAATTFARELAEKMRGNHTVAIKADSAENPYIFDATLNINDTIPTPTVNCFLDGCPTVKDAATWDVADWQGRVQATLPTPRVKVCFDQTPFDSAGKPQWDCTDDGDIAVLKMSWTRKNTAGTLEFAGSTGIPVVVVPLTAGSSE from the coding sequence ATGGATACCCAAACCACCTGTCCTTGTGCAACACCCATTCGCCGCCCTGCACCCAATCGAGCGCAGGGCGGTTTTTCCATTGTTGAGGTGCTGGTTGCCATCATTATTCTGAGCGTGGGCATGCTGGGCGCGGTCGGCATGCAGGCAACAGCCATGCAATCCAACAAGGAAGCCCGCAATCAAGCGGCAGCCACTACTTTTGCCCGTGAACTTGCCGAGAAGATGCGGGGCAACCATACAGTCGCCATCAAGGCTGATTCCGCTGAGAATCCCTATATTTTTGATGCAACCCTGAACATCAACGACACCATCCCAACCCCAACCGTTAACTGCTTCTTAGACGGGTGCCCAACCGTCAAAGACGCCGCAACCTGGGATGTTGCGGACTGGCAGGGACGCGTCCAGGCCACACTCCCCACCCCCAGGGTCAAGGTCTGTTTTGACCAGACGCCTTTTGACAGCGCAGGAAAACCCCAGTGGGACTGCACAGACGACGGAGATATTGCCGTTCTGAAAATGAGTTGGACAAGAAAAAATACAGCCGGAACGCTTGAATTTGCCGGAAGTACCGGCATACCGGTCGTCGTTGTGCCACTGACCGCAGGAAGCTCCGAATGA